In Cicer arietinum cultivar CDC Frontier isolate Library 1 chromosome 7, Cicar.CDCFrontier_v2.0, whole genome shotgun sequence, the genomic window NNNNNNNNNNNNNNNNNNNNNNNNNNNNNNNNNNNNNNNNNNNNNNNNNNNNNNNNNNNNNNNNNNNNNNNNNNNNNNNNNNNNNNNNNNNNNNNNNNNNNNNNNNNNNNNNNNNNNNNNNNNNNNNNNNNNNNNNNNNNNNNNNNNNNNNNNNNNNNNNNNNNNNNNNNNNNNNNNNNNNNNNNNNNNNNNNNNNNNNNNNNNNNNNNNNNNNNNNNNNNNNNNNNNNNNNNNNNNNNNNNNNNNNNNNNNNNNNNNNNNNNNNNNNNNNNNNNNNNNNNNNNNNNNNNNNNNNNNNNNNNNNNNNNNNNNNNNNNNNNNNNNNNNNNNNNNNNNNNNNNNNNNNNNNNNNNNNNNNNNNNNNNNNNNNNNNNNNNNNNNNNNNNNNNNNNNNNNNNNNNNNNNNNNNNNNNNNNNNNNNNNNNNNNNNNNNNNNNNNNNNNNNNNNNNNNNNNNNNNNNNNNNNNNNNNNNNNNNNNNNNNNNNNNNNNNNNNNNNNNNNNNNNNNNNNNNNNNNNNNNNNNNNNNNNNNNNNNNNNNNNNNNNNNNNNNNNNNNNNNNNNNNNNNNNNNNNNNNNNNNNNNNNNNNNNNNNNNNNNNNNNNNNNNNNNNNNNNNNNNNNNNNNNNNNNNNNNNNNNNNNNNNNNNNNNNNNNNNNNNNNNNNNNNNNNNNNNNNNNNNNNNNNNNNNNNNNNNNNNNNNNNNNNNNNNNNNNNNNNNNNNNNNNNNNNNNNNNNNNNNNNNNNNNNNNNNNNNNNNNNNNNNNNNNNNNNNNNNNNNNNNNNNNNNNNNNNNNNNNNNNNNNNNNNNNNNNNNNNNNNNNNNNNNNNNNNNNNNNNNNNNNNNNNNNNNNNNNNNNNNNNNNNNNNNNNNNNNNNNNNNNNNNNNNNNNNNNNNNNNNNNNNNNNNNNNNNNNNNNNNNNNNNNNNNNNNNNNNNNNNNNNNNNNNNNNNNNNNNNNNNNNNNNNNNNNNNNNNNNNNNNNNNNNNNNNNNNNNNNNNNNNNNNNNNNNNNNNNNNNNNNNNNNNNNNNNNNNNNNNNNNNNNNNNNNNNNNNNNNNNNNNNNNNNNNNNNNNNNNNNNNNNNNNNNNNNNNNNNNNNNNNNNNNNNNNNNNNNNNNNNNNNNNNNNNNNNNNNNNNNNNNNNNNNNNNNNNNNNNNNNNNNNNNNNNNNNNNNNNNNNNNNNNNNNNNNNNNNNNNNNNNNNNNNNNNNNNNNNNNNNNNNNNNNNNNNNNNNNNNNNNNNNNNNNNNNNNNNNNNNNNNNNNNNNNNNNNNNNNNNNNNNNNNNNNNNNNNNNNNNNNNNNNNNNNNNNNNNNNNNNNNNNNNNNNNNNNNNNNNNNNNNNNNNNNNNNNNNNNNNNNNNNNNNNNNNNNNNNNNNNNNNNNNNNNNNNNNNNNNNNNNNNNNNNNNNNNNNNNNNNNNNNNNNNNNNNNNNNNNNNNNNNNNNNNNNNNNNNNNNNNNNNNNNNNNNNNNNNNNNNNNNNNNNNNNNNNNNNNNNNNNNNNNNNNNNNNNNNNNNNNNNNNNNNNNNNNNNNNNNNNNNNNNNNNNNNNNNNNNNNNNNNNNNNNNNNNNNNNNNNNNNNNNNNNNNNNNNNNNNNNGTAATGACATCGACAAGTTCATTTCAGCAGAACTACCTGATTGTAATTTATATCCAAAACTTGCAAATGTTGTTTCAAGTTTCATGCTACATGGTCCATGTGGATCTTCCAATCCAAAATCTCCGTGCATGAAAGATGGCAAGTGCTCAAAGTATTTTCCAAAGGATTACCAATCTTCAACTATAGTTGACGATGAAGGTTATCCAAAGTACAAGCGACGAGATACTGGTTTGTCCGTTTTGAAAAAAGGAATCAGTTTGGACAATAGGTTTGTAGTTCCATACAATCCACATTTGTTGATGAAATATCAAGCACATGTCAATGTTGAGTATTGCAACAAGGGAAACTCAATAAAGTATTTGTTTAAGTATGTTAATAAAGGACCAGATAGAGCCACAATAGAGATTTCAAACCGAACAGAAAATGGCCAGGTACTTGATGAGATAAAACAATACTATGAGTGCAGGTATTTGGCCCCGTGTGAGGCTGTTTGGAGAACTTTTGAGTATGACATCCATCAAAGGTGGCCTCCTGTTATAAGGCTTTCATTTCACCTTGAAAATGAGCAATCTGTAATGTATTCagaaaattattcaattcaATCTGTTGTGGCGCGTAATGAAGAACTTGACACAATGTTTTTGGCTTGGTTTGAGGCAAACAAAAAGTATCCTGAAGGAAGAGAATTGACTTATGCTGAATTTCCTACAAGgtttgtttatataaaaaatagcaAAACATGGCAGCCCAGAAAGCAAGGTAATTCAATTGGAAGACTTACTTATATTCCCCCAGGAGGTGGGGATGTTTATTTTTTGAGACTCCTATTGACAATACAAAAAGGGTGCACAAGTTACAATGATATTAAGAGAGTGGATGGCACAACACATAAAACCTTTAAGGAAGCGTGTTTTGCACTTGGGTTGCTGCAAGATGACAATGAATTTGTGTATGCTATTACTGAAGCAAGTCAGTTGGCCTCTGGACATCAATTGAGGAgattatttgttatattattgttCATGAATTCAATGACAAATCCTTTTGTTGTTTGGGAAGCTACATGGAAACTTTTATGTGATGGAATTTTATACGAAAAAAGGAAAATGTTAAACAACCCAGGTAtgcaattaaatattaaatactatatatattaattttgtgttattattattaatattttacaacacTAACTATATGATTAAAATCATTCTCTTTGATTCAGGCCTTCAAATAAGTGACGatgagttaaaaaatatttgtttggttgaGTTGGACAAACTACTTTTCATGAGTGGTAAATCTCTTAAAAGTTTTAAGACCATGCCATGCCCTACCCATTCAAATATGAATCAATTTGAAAATAGGTTCTTGGCTGATGAATTAAACTATGACAAAGATGAGTTAGCTGCAACCCACATCTCATTATTGTCATCCTTAACCGCAGAACAAAGGTCAGTGTATGATCAAATTATTGCTTCTGTGATGACTAATTCGGGAGGGTTTTACTTCTTATATGGATATGGAGGCACAGGAAAAACATTTATCTGGAGAACTTTATCAGCTGCATTGAGATCCCAAGGttcaattgttttaaatattgccTCCAGTGGGATTGCAGCTTTATTATTACCTGGAGGAAAAACAGCTCATTCCGCATTAAAGATTCCTTTGGTTACAACCGAAACATCTACATGTGACATCAAACAACGCACTGATAGAGCTAATCTTATCATACATTCTAAGCTTATTATATGGGATGAAGCTCCAATGCTAAATAAATTATGTGCTGAAGCTGTAGATCGTACTTTTAGAGATATCATGAGGACTGTAGATGAGGCTAACCTACATAAACCATTTGGtgggaaggtagttgtttttggAGGTGATTTTAGACAAATATTACCTGTTGTTAGAAAAGGTTGTAGGCATGATATAGTGGCAGCTTCAATAAACTCATCTGAATTATGGAAATACTGCAAGGTTTTGACA contains:
- the LOC101514966 gene encoding uncharacterized protein, which gives rise to MLHGPCGSSNPKSPCMKDGKCSKYFPKDYQSSTIVDDEGYPKYKRRDTGLSVLKKGISLDNRFVVPYNPHLLMKYQAHVNVEYCNKGNSIKYLFKYVNKGPDRATIEISNRTENGQVLDEIKQYYECRYLAPCEAVWRTFEYDIHQRWPPVIRLSFHLENEQSVMYSENYSIQSVVARNEELDTMFLAWFEANKKYPEGRELTYAEFPTRFVYIKNSKTWQPRKQGNSIGRLTYIPPGGGDVYFLRLLLTIQKGCTSYNDIKRVDGTTHKTFKEACFALGLLQDDNEFVYAITEASQLASGHQLRRLFVILLFMNSMTNPFVVWEATWKLLCDGILYEKRKMLNNPGLQISDDELKNICLVELDKLLFMSGKSLKSFKTMPCPTHSNMNQFENRFLADELNYDKDELAATHISLLSSLTAEQRSVYDQIIASVMTNSGGFYFLYGYGGTGKTFIWRTLSAALRSQGSIVLNIASSGIAALLLPGGKTAHSALKIPLVTTETSTCDIKQRTDRANLIIHSKLIIWDEAPMLNKLCAEAVDRTFRDIMRTVDEANLHKPFGGKVVVFGGDFRQILPVVRKGCRHDIVAASINSSELWKYCKVLTLSRNMRLTSAEPNAYTNDIKDFADWMLDIGNGKHDSNELGESIINIPEDLLVTNSQNPLLSLFELTYPLLLQNINNLKYYEERAILAPTHDTVDIVNDYILSLIPEEEKEYISSDSTVLSDENCAVQGDWFTPEFLNDMKCSGIPNHRLRLKIGVPVMLLRNIDQANGLCNGTRLLINELCTNIIVATVITGKNIGDKIYIPRMNLVPSDPAFPFKFQRRQFPLSLCFAMTINKSQGQSLSQVGLYLKRPEFTHGQFYVAISRVKSREGLKIVILDEEGKLCTDTKNVVYKEIFNNL